From one Enterococcus sp. DIV2402 genomic stretch:
- the grpE gene encoding nucleotide exchange factor GrpE: METNEEESTEETEVVSEADELKKQLEETEDKFLRARAEIANITNRNRNERELLQKYRSQDLGKKLLPAIDNLERAMNAEVTDEQSISLKKGVEMVLESLRQALKEEGIEEIPATGVAFDPNLHQAVQTVPASDDYPSDTIVEVLQKGYKLHDRVLRASMVVVAQ; the protein is encoded by the coding sequence ATGGAAACAAACGAAGAAGAATCGACAGAGGAAACAGAAGTTGTTTCTGAAGCCGATGAACTGAAAAAACAATTAGAAGAAACTGAAGACAAATTCTTACGTGCGCGCGCTGAAATCGCAAACATTACGAACCGTAATCGCAACGAAAGAGAATTGTTACAAAAATATCGTTCACAAGATTTAGGTAAAAAATTATTACCTGCCATTGACAATCTAGAACGTGCGATGAACGCGGAAGTAACTGATGAACAAAGTATCAGTTTGAAAAAAGGTGTGGAAATGGTATTAGAAAGTTTACGCCAAGCTTTGAAAGAAGAAGGTATTGAAGAAATTCCAGCTACTGGAGTTGCTTTTGATCCAAATCTACATCAAGCTGTACAAACTGTGCCTGCATCAGATGACTATCCGTCAGATACGATTGTAGAAGTCTTACAAAAAGGCTATAAACTACATGATCGCGTTTTACGTGCAAGTATGGTTGTTGTGGCACAATAA
- the hemW gene encoding radical SAM family heme chaperone HemW — translation MFEETPQVKNTSAYIHIPFCEHICYYCDFNKVFLEGQPVDEYIQLLLKEIELTLQVHPTDQSETIYIGGGTPTSLSATQLDVLLTGIHHLLPTNTTKEFTVEANPGDLTEEKLQVMKHHGVNRLSMGVQTFNNRLLKKIGRKHTAEDVYETIRVLEKNQFDNVSIDLIYALPGQTLEDFRDTLHRAIELGLPHYSMYSLILENKTQFMNWVRQGRLELPSQEVESQMFEEAIEAMEKSGHRQYEVSNFAAVGKESQHNLVYWNNENYYGFGAGASGYLKNERYKNFGPIQHYLRPLRDNQLPIVETELLTKENQIEEEMFLGLRKLEGISQKYFAEKFNVSFMDVYGKILPELIEKNWLVVNNDRIQLTQQGLFIGNEVFEKFLLPK, via the coding sequence ATGTTTGAAGAAACACCCCAAGTTAAAAATACATCGGCATATATCCATATTCCCTTTTGCGAACACATTTGCTACTATTGTGATTTCAATAAAGTTTTTTTAGAAGGGCAACCTGTGGACGAATACATTCAACTACTTTTAAAAGAAATTGAACTAACGTTGCAAGTCCATCCTACCGATCAATCTGAAACAATTTACATTGGAGGTGGGACGCCCACTTCTTTATCTGCCACACAATTAGATGTTTTATTAACCGGTATTCATCACTTGTTGCCAACCAACACAACGAAAGAGTTTACGGTTGAAGCTAATCCAGGTGATTTAACTGAAGAAAAATTACAAGTCATGAAACATCATGGTGTCAATCGTTTATCTATGGGTGTGCAGACCTTTAACAATCGTTTATTAAAAAAGATTGGTCGTAAACATACGGCAGAAGATGTGTATGAAACAATTCGCGTTCTTGAAAAAAATCAGTTTGATAATGTCAGCATTGATTTGATCTACGCTTTACCTGGACAAACGTTGGAAGATTTTCGCGATACGCTACATCGCGCCATTGAATTGGGTTTGCCTCACTACTCAATGTATTCATTGATTTTAGAAAATAAAACTCAATTTATGAACTGGGTACGACAAGGCCGCTTAGAACTCCCTTCACAAGAAGTTGAAAGTCAAATGTTTGAAGAAGCGATCGAAGCCATGGAAAAATCTGGTCATCGTCAATATGAAGTCAGTAACTTTGCTGCTGTAGGCAAAGAATCACAGCATAATCTCGTGTATTGGAATAATGAAAATTATTATGGTTTCGGTGCAGGTGCCAGTGGCTATTTGAAAAATGAGCGCTATAAAAACTTTGGACCGATTCAACATTATTTACGCCCTTTACGCGACAACCAATTACCAATTGTTGAAACAGAGCTGTTAACTAAAGAAAATCAAATTGAAGAAGAGATGTTTTTGGGACTGAGAAAATTAGAAGGTATTTCTCAAAAATATTTTGCTGAGAAATTTAATGTTTCATTTATGGATGTCTACGGTAAAATTTTACCTGAATTAATAGAAAAAAATTGGCTGGTGGTCAATAATGATCGCATACAATTGACGCAGCAAGGTCTTTTTATAGGAAATGAAGTTTTTGAAAAATTTTTACTACCTAAGTAA
- the dnaK gene encoding molecular chaperone DnaK — MSKIIGIDLGTTNSAVSVLEGGEAKIITNPEGNRTTPSVVSFKNGEIQVGEVAKRQAVTNPNTISSIKRHIGEAGYKVEVEGKTYTPQEISAMILQYIKGFAEDYLGEKVEKAVITVPAYFNDSQRQATKDAGKIAGLEVERIVNEPTAAALAYGLDKTDRDEKVLVFDLGGGTFDVSILELGDGVFDVLSTAGDNNLGGDDFDNKIIDYMVAEFKKENGIDLSKDKMAVQRLKDAAEKAKKDLSGVTSTQISLPFITAGDAGPLHLELTLTRAKFDELTADLVERTKVPVRQALKDAGISQSEIDEVILVGGSTRIPAVVEAVRKETSKEPNKSVNPDEVVAMGAAIQGGVITGDVKDVVLLDVTPLSLGIETMGGVFTKLIDRNTTIPTSKSQVFSTAADNQPAVDIHVLQGERPMAADNKTLGRFQLTDIPPAPRGIPQIEVTFDIDKNGIVNVSAKDLGTQKEQTITIKSSSGLSDDEIERMVKDAEANAEADKARKEEVDLRNDVDALLFTVDKTLKELEGKVDADEVKKAEDARDELKAAVEANNIEEMKTKRDALNEIVQNLTVKLYEQAAQQQAQQDPNAAQGGADDVVDADFEEVDND, encoded by the coding sequence ATGAGCAAAATTATTGGTATTGACTTAGGTACAACAAACTCAGCTGTTTCTGTATTAGAAGGCGGAGAAGCTAAAATTATTACAAATCCAGAAGGTAATCGTACAACACCATCTGTAGTCTCTTTCAAAAATGGTGAAATTCAAGTCGGTGAAGTAGCTAAACGTCAAGCAGTGACAAATCCTAACACAATTTCATCAATCAAACGTCATATTGGTGAAGCTGGTTATAAAGTAGAAGTAGAAGGTAAAACATATACACCACAAGAAATCTCAGCAATGATCTTACAATACATCAAAGGTTTTGCAGAAGATTATTTAGGTGAAAAAGTTGAAAAAGCAGTTATCACTGTACCTGCTTATTTCAATGACTCACAACGTCAAGCAACTAAAGACGCTGGTAAAATTGCTGGTTTAGAAGTTGAACGTATTGTTAACGAACCAACTGCAGCAGCCTTAGCTTATGGTTTAGATAAAACCGACCGTGACGAAAAAGTATTAGTATTTGACCTTGGTGGTGGTACATTTGACGTATCTATCCTTGAATTAGGCGACGGTGTCTTTGATGTATTATCAACAGCTGGTGATAATAACCTAGGTGGAGATGACTTTGATAACAAAATCATCGATTATATGGTAGCAGAATTCAAAAAAGAAAACGGCATTGACTTAAGTAAAGATAAAATGGCTGTTCAACGTTTGAAAGATGCCGCTGAAAAAGCGAAAAAAGATTTATCAGGTGTAACAAGTACACAAATTAGCTTACCATTTATTACAGCTGGCGATGCTGGTCCATTACACTTAGAATTAACATTAACTCGTGCAAAATTTGATGAATTAACTGCAGATTTAGTAGAACGTACAAAAGTTCCTGTACGTCAAGCATTAAAAGATGCTGGTATTTCTCAATCTGAAATTGATGAAGTTATCTTGGTTGGTGGTTCTACACGTATTCCTGCAGTTGTAGAAGCTGTCCGTAAAGAAACTAGCAAAGAACCTAACAAATCAGTAAACCCTGATGAAGTAGTAGCAATGGGTGCTGCGATTCAAGGTGGGGTTATCACTGGTGATGTTAAAGATGTCGTATTACTTGATGTAACACCACTTTCATTAGGTATTGAAACAATGGGTGGCGTATTTACAAAATTAATTGATCGTAATACAACAATCCCAACAAGCAAATCTCAAGTATTCTCAACAGCAGCTGATAATCAACCAGCCGTAGACATCCATGTATTACAAGGTGAACGTCCAATGGCTGCAGATAACAAAACACTTGGAAGATTCCAATTAACGGATATTCCACCAGCACCACGTGGAATTCCTCAAATCGAAGTAACTTTTGATATCGACAAAAACGGTATTGTAAATGTTTCTGCGAAAGATTTAGGAACTCAAAAAGAACAAACTATTACGATTAAATCTTCTTCTGGTTTATCAGATGATGAAATCGAACGTATGGTGAAAGATGCTGAAGCAAATGCAGAAGCAGATAAAGCTCGTAAAGAAGAAGTTGATTTACGTAATGATGTAGATGCTTTACTATTCACTGTTGATAAAACATTGAAAGAGCTAGAAGGTAAAGTAGATGCCGACGAAGTGAAAAAAGCTGAAGATGCACGTGATGAATTAAAAGCGGCTGTTGAAGCGAACAACATTGAAGAAATGAAAACAAAACGTGATGCGTTGAATGAAATCGTACAAAACTTAACAGTTAAATTGTATGAACAAGCCGCTCAACAACAAGCACAACAAGATCCTAATGCTGCTCAAGGTGGCGCAGATGATGTGGTTGATGCCGATTTTGAAGAAGTAGATAACGACTAA
- the truB gene encoding tRNA pseudouridine(55) synthase TruB: MNGILPLWKERGMTSHDCVFKLRKILHTKKVGHGGTLDPDVDGVLPICIGKGTKVIEFLSDSGKIYEGEITLGYSTTTEDVSGEIVEKQAVDVPFSNEQIDKAMQQLTGEITQIPPMYSAVKVNGKRLYEYARNGETVERPKRKAQIDLFERTTEPIWDEVEKTQSWRFRVVCGKGTYVRTLAVDTGKALGVPAHMSDLTRTASGGFTKEQAVTLAQVAKAMENESIEQILLPIEFGVKDFKRIDITEELWNKVKNGMRLPYQEFGFTDLPKEPFAVFYHAKVVCLYQPHEKQKGIVKPLKVLQTE, from the coding sequence ATGAACGGCATTTTACCCCTATGGAAAGAACGCGGTATGACAAGTCATGACTGTGTATTTAAACTAAGAAAAATTTTACATACAAAAAAAGTAGGACATGGTGGAACATTAGACCCAGATGTCGATGGTGTTTTGCCAATTTGTATTGGCAAAGGAACCAAAGTTATTGAATTTCTCAGTGATTCAGGAAAAATTTATGAAGGTGAAATCACGCTTGGATATAGTACAACGACAGAAGATGTTTCTGGTGAAATTGTTGAAAAACAAGCGGTTGATGTGCCTTTTTCTAATGAACAAATTGACAAAGCAATGCAACAATTGACTGGAGAGATTACGCAAATCCCACCGATGTATTCAGCAGTGAAAGTTAATGGGAAACGATTATATGAATATGCAAGAAATGGGGAAACAGTCGAACGTCCCAAACGTAAAGCTCAAATAGATCTTTTTGAACGGACAACTGAACCTATATGGGATGAAGTTGAAAAAACGCAATCTTGGCGGTTCCGTGTAGTTTGTGGTAAGGGAACCTATGTCCGCACGTTAGCAGTAGATACTGGAAAAGCATTAGGCGTGCCTGCCCATATGTCTGATTTGACGCGTACAGCCAGTGGTGGTTTTACCAAAGAGCAGGCTGTCACCTTAGCACAAGTAGCAAAGGCGATGGAAAACGAAAGCATCGAACAAATTTTATTGCCAATTGAATTTGGTGTGAAAGATTTTAAACGGATTGATATTACAGAAGAGTTATGGAACAAAGTCAAAAATGGGATGCGTTTGCCGTACCAAGAATTTGGCTTTACTGACTTGCCTAAGGAACCTTTTGCAGTTTTTTATCATGCCAAAGTGGTTTGCTTATATCAGCCGCATGAAAAACAAAAAGGAATTGTGAAACCATTAAAAGTATTACAAACAGAGTGA
- the rbfA gene encoding 30S ribosome-binding factor RbfA, whose protein sequence is MANYRDRRVAQEILKEVNQILRRKVRDPRVQDVTITDVHVTGDLQQATIYYSILSDLASDKQKAQSGLEKATGLIRRELGHELSLYKTPELIFELDESVVYGNKIDEMIRNLNKD, encoded by the coding sequence ATGGCCAATTATCGTGATCGTAGAGTTGCTCAAGAAATTTTGAAAGAAGTTAATCAAATCTTGAGAAGAAAAGTTCGTGATCCTCGTGTGCAAGACGTCACTATTACAGATGTTCATGTGACCGGAGATTTACAACAAGCAACGATTTATTACAGTATTTTATCTGACTTAGCTTCAGATAAGCAAAAAGCGCAAAGTGGTTTAGAAAAAGCAACAGGTTTAATTCGTCGTGAATTAGGTCATGAGTTGTCGCTTTATAAAACACCTGAATTAATCTTTGAATTAGATGAATCTGTCGTGTATGGCAATAAAATTGACGAAATGATTCGTAATTTAAACAAAGACTAG
- a CDS encoding DUF3923 family protein, with protein MIINSYRRCGKLKTFWLGINILWSILFVVAIGYIFFQKTDTFDTIQTIELRLISFILIFVLFLFVFLCQLTWGVSLKKQQKKRKKD; from the coding sequence ATGATAATTAATAGTTATAGGAGGTGCGGGAAATTGAAAACGTTTTGGTTAGGTATAAATATTTTATGGTCTATTCTATTTGTTGTTGCAATTGGATATATTTTCTTTCAAAAAACAGACACTTTTGATACAATCCAAACAATTGAACTTCGACTAATTTCGTTCATTCTTATTTTTGTCCTCTTTCTGTTTGTTTTTCTTTGCCAACTTACTTGGGGGGTCAGTCTTAAAAAACAACAGAAAAAACGAAAGAAGGATTGA
- a CDS encoding CAP domain-containing protein has product MFFTRAFWFDLFTEGTQLVQHSVSQLITNEESTPPPLELSQPESQTFSVGNIEIGDSQQEVEAMYGTALNQTQNEYGTQWASYHQNYQNFMMVAYDQDNIVRGLFTNQELLASTLDIQMGTTKQTIRDLLGEPEESIRKGLYNYLINSEGEYDVYQIDNNFITFFYDLHDGDKLTAIQIIEQQLELNKNYLYASQTTELQTGFERQLFDLTNASRVKRGLSVLNWSDQAQETGRKHSKDMADNNYFDHMNLQGQSPFDRMNEDQISYTLAGENLAYGQASSIFAHQGLLNSEGHRKNILNNGFENLGIGVSFNEENQPYFTELFYK; this is encoded by the coding sequence TTGTTTTTTACACGGGCCTTTTGGTTTGATTTGTTTACGGAAGGAACACAGCTTGTTCAACATTCTGTTTCTCAATTAATAACAAATGAGGAATCAACACCCCCACCTTTAGAATTATCCCAACCCGAATCTCAAACTTTTTCAGTTGGTAATATTGAAATTGGAGACAGCCAACAAGAGGTCGAAGCCATGTACGGTACTGCTCTTAATCAAACACAAAATGAATATGGCACCCAATGGGCAAGCTATCATCAAAATTATCAAAATTTTATGATGGTTGCATATGACCAAGACAATATTGTTCGAGGGTTGTTTACCAATCAAGAATTACTTGCTTCCACTCTGGATATTCAAATGGGGACTACTAAACAAACCATCCGTGATTTGCTGGGAGAACCAGAAGAGTCTATTCGTAAAGGACTCTATAATTATCTAATCAACAGTGAAGGTGAATATGATGTGTATCAAATAGACAATAATTTCATCACCTTCTTTTATGATTTGCATGACGGTGACAAACTCACTGCTATTCAAATTATTGAACAGCAATTAGAATTAAATAAAAATTATCTTTATGCAAGTCAAACAACTGAACTACAAACTGGTTTCGAGAGACAATTATTTGATTTGACGAATGCTTCTCGTGTTAAACGAGGATTATCTGTTTTAAATTGGTCGGATCAAGCGCAAGAAACTGGACGCAAGCATAGCAAAGACATGGCTGATAATAATTATTTTGACCATATGAATCTACAAGGACAATCTCCCTTCGATCGTATGAATGAGGATCAAATTTCTTATACATTAGCTGGCGAAAATCTGGCGTATGGTCAAGCAAGCAGTATCTTTGCGCATCAAGGCTTATTAAATTCAGAAGGTCATCGTAAAAATATTTTAAATAATGGCTTTGAAAATCTAGGCATTGGCGTTTCTTTTAACGAAGAGAATCAGCCTTATTTTACAGAATTGTTCTACAAATAA
- the hrcA gene encoding heat-inducible transcriptional repressor HrcA, translating into MLTERQENILRLIIQNYTNLGQPVGSKKLMEDGIEASSATIRNEMKTLEDYGLLAKTHSSSGRVPSMTGYRYYVDHLLTPSKVGNEDVALIRQSFGKEFHEINEIIQQSANILSTLTSYTALSLGPDVKDRRLTGFRIVPLNNRQVIAIIVTDKGNVESQVFSIPKNLSSDDLEKMVRIINDKLIGQPLMNVYHRLRTEIPMILHKYFQTTDGVLDLFDGMLNHIFEEKVFVGGRMNLLNFEHNQDVEQFKSMYSFMKNSENLNQLLAPRDGAIQIRIGSELGDNLLNNMSMIQASYDIEGHGKGTIALLGPTSMPYSKMFGLVDVFRQELALTLVNYYRSLDSVN; encoded by the coding sequence TTGTTAACAGAAAGACAAGAAAATATCTTGCGTCTGATCATCCAAAATTATACAAATTTAGGCCAGCCAGTTGGCTCGAAAAAATTAATGGAGGATGGCATCGAAGCAAGTTCAGCGACGATTCGTAATGAGATGAAGACGCTTGAAGATTATGGATTACTTGCTAAAACACATTCTTCTTCTGGTCGAGTTCCTTCGATGACTGGTTATCGGTATTATGTCGATCACCTATTGACACCTTCGAAAGTAGGTAACGAAGATGTTGCACTGATTAGGCAGTCTTTTGGCAAAGAATTTCACGAGATTAATGAAATTATTCAACAGTCTGCCAATATTTTATCTACCTTGACAAGTTATACGGCATTGTCGCTTGGACCAGATGTAAAGGATCGAAGGCTAACGGGTTTTCGAATTGTTCCTTTAAACAATCGCCAAGTCATTGCAATTATTGTCACAGACAAAGGAAATGTGGAAAGCCAAGTCTTTTCAATTCCGAAAAACTTAAGTAGTGATGACCTTGAAAAAATGGTTCGTATCATTAATGATAAATTGATTGGGCAACCCCTGATGAATGTTTATCATCGTTTACGAACTGAAATTCCGATGATTCTGCATAAATATTTTCAAACGACTGATGGTGTTCTGGATTTATTTGATGGCATGTTAAATCATATTTTTGAAGAGAAGGTTTTTGTCGGTGGACGGATGAATTTATTGAACTTCGAACACAACCAAGACGTGGAACAATTTAAGTCAATGTATTCATTTATGAAGAATTCAGAAAACTTAAACCAATTGTTAGCACCACGCGATGGCGCCATTCAAATTCGAATTGGCTCCGAACTTGGGGACAACCTATTGAATAATATGAGTATGATTCAGGCAAGTTATGACATTGAAGGACACGGAAAAGGAACCATTGCTTTATTAGGGCCTACGAGTATGCCTTATTCGAAAATGTTTGGTTTAGTCGATGTATTTCGCCAGGAATTAGCTTTAACGTTGGTTAATTATTACCGGTCGTTAGATTCGGTTAATTAG
- the dnaJ gene encoding molecular chaperone DnaJ, producing MATKRDYYEVLGLQKGASDDEIKKAYRKLSKKYHPDINKEADAETKFKEVSEAYEILSDPQKRAAYDQYGHAGTDPNYGGGAGGFGGFNGGFSSAGGFGGFEDIFESFFGGGGRTVNPNAPRQGEDLQYSINLSFEEAIFGVEKDIQYKRDETCHTCGGNGAKPGTQPETCHKCHGSGTINVERQTPLGRVMSRQTCDVCHGTGKEIKDVCETCHGTGHEKKTHSVKVNVPAGVENGQQMRLAGQGEAGTNGGPYGDLYVIFYVEESDIFDRDGAEIYYELPLNFVQAALGDEVNVPTVHGEVKLKIPAGTQTGTKFRLRGKGAPRLRGNGNGDQQVTVKLITPRNLNESQKDALRQFAEVSGQKTTEQQPEGFFDKMKDAFGKKK from the coding sequence ATGGCAACAAAACGTGATTATTACGAAGTCTTAGGTTTACAAAAAGGGGCTTCGGACGACGAAATTAAAAAAGCGTATCGTAAGCTTTCCAAAAAATACCATCCAGATATTAATAAAGAAGCAGATGCAGAAACGAAATTTAAAGAAGTTTCAGAAGCATATGAAATTTTAAGCGACCCACAAAAACGTGCAGCCTATGATCAATATGGACATGCCGGTACAGATCCAAACTATGGTGGTGGAGCTGGTGGTTTCGGCGGATTTAATGGCGGCTTCTCAAGTGCTGGTGGATTTGGTGGTTTTGAAGATATATTTGAATCATTTTTTGGTGGAGGAGGCCGTACAGTAAATCCTAATGCCCCTCGACAAGGAGAAGATTTACAATATTCAATTAACCTAAGCTTTGAAGAAGCAATCTTCGGCGTAGAAAAAGATATTCAATACAAACGTGATGAAACATGTCATACATGTGGTGGAAATGGCGCGAAACCAGGAACCCAACCTGAAACATGTCATAAATGTCATGGCTCAGGTACAATCAATGTGGAACGTCAAACACCACTTGGTCGAGTAATGAGTCGTCAAACCTGTGATGTTTGTCATGGTACTGGTAAAGAAATCAAAGATGTTTGTGAAACTTGTCATGGCACTGGACATGAAAAGAAAACGCACAGTGTGAAAGTAAATGTTCCTGCTGGAGTAGAAAATGGGCAACAAATGCGTTTAGCTGGTCAAGGTGAAGCTGGTACAAATGGTGGTCCTTACGGTGATTTATATGTTATTTTCTATGTAGAAGAAAGTGATATTTTTGATCGTGATGGTGCGGAAATTTATTATGAATTACCGCTAAACTTTGTCCAAGCTGCATTAGGTGACGAAGTTAACGTACCAACTGTTCATGGCGAAGTTAAACTAAAAATTCCTGCTGGTACACAAACAGGTACTAAATTCCGTCTACGCGGTAAAGGTGCTCCACGTCTACGTGGTAATGGCAATGGTGACCAACAAGTAACAGTGAAATTGATTACGCCGAGAAACTTAAATGAAAGTCAAAAAGACGCGTTACGTCAATTCGCTGAAGTAAGTGGTCAAAAAACAACAGAACAACAACCAGAAGGCTTTTTTGATAAAATGAAAGATGCGTTTGGAAAGAAAAAATAA
- the ribF gene encoding riboflavin biosynthesis protein RibF, protein MKVIEIRHPYEKAMIPKDDVVLVMGFFDGVHQGHQKVIQEGKKIADEKGLKLAVMTFNQHPSIVFQKVQPELMRYLTSLDQKKRLMEQQQVDYLYIVEFTSAFANLKPQDFVDQYMVDLNAACVVAGFDYTYGPKDVANMSCLADYAKGRFEILTVPKESLADRKISSTRIRENLDAGHMEEVTELLGYVYEIDGTVVHGDARGRTLGFPTANIKTKSTTRLPKEGVYVTELKVGDTWYPSMGSIGHNDTFEKGRQLTVEVYILDFKEDIYGEQVSVRWNHFLRGQVAFDGAESLIKQLKQDECDTRTYFDLN, encoded by the coding sequence ATGAAAGTAATTGAAATTCGTCATCCTTATGAAAAAGCGATGATTCCAAAAGATGATGTAGTTTTAGTCATGGGCTTTTTTGACGGTGTTCATCAAGGTCATCAAAAAGTTATTCAAGAAGGGAAAAAAATTGCCGATGAAAAAGGCTTAAAATTAGCCGTAATGACCTTCAACCAACATCCATCTATTGTTTTTCAAAAAGTCCAACCAGAATTAATGCGTTACTTAACAAGCTTGGATCAAAAGAAACGACTAATGGAACAACAACAAGTCGATTATTTGTATATTGTGGAGTTTACTTCAGCATTTGCTAATTTAAAACCACAAGATTTCGTGGACCAATATATGGTTGACTTAAATGCTGCTTGTGTTGTTGCGGGGTTTGATTATACGTACGGACCAAAAGATGTTGCGAATATGTCTTGTTTAGCAGATTATGCTAAAGGACGCTTTGAGATTCTAACAGTTCCTAAAGAGAGTTTAGCGGATCGTAAAATTAGTTCAACACGTATTCGTGAAAACTTAGACGCTGGACATATGGAAGAAGTGACAGAATTATTAGGTTATGTCTATGAAATTGATGGAACCGTTGTACATGGTGATGCCCGTGGACGAACATTGGGTTTTCCAACTGCTAATATTAAAACCAAAAGTACCACTCGTTTACCTAAAGAAGGTGTTTATGTAACGGAATTGAAAGTTGGTGATACCTGGTATCCATCAATGGGCTCAATCGGACATAATGATACCTTTGAAAAAGGGCGACAATTAACAGTTGAAGTATACATTTTAGACTTTAAAGAAGATATCTACGGTGAACAAGTCTCTGTGCGTTGGAATCATTTTTTACGAGGCCAAGTTGCTTTTGATGGAGCTGAAAGTTTAATTAAACAATTAAAACAAGATGAATGCGACACACGCACTTATTTTGACTTAAATTAA
- a CDS encoding HAD family hydrolase translates to MITTIFFDLDDTLLWDKHSIKTAFQETCKTVATIDSKVLENAVREEATKLYQSYPTYAFTQMIGINPFEGLWGTFDDPGEEFQQMHQLIHTYQVDAWTNGLKACGIEDLALGKQLAQQFVVERKKHPFVYSDTFTVLDQLKEKYQLVLVTNGSPSLQRTKLAITPEIAPYFAHIIISGEVGVGKPDPKIFEFALETANASPEQSIMIGDNLMTDILGSNRTNMSNIWINHHQQTPVTVQPTYEVASLKEILPIIEQV, encoded by the coding sequence ATGATTACAACTATTTTTTTTGATTTAGATGATACATTATTATGGGACAAACATAGTATTAAAACTGCATTTCAAGAAACTTGTAAAACAGTTGCCACAATTGATTCAAAAGTATTAGAGAACGCGGTTAGAGAAGAAGCAACAAAATTATATCAAAGCTACCCTACGTATGCATTCACGCAAATGATTGGTATTAATCCTTTTGAAGGGTTATGGGGAACCTTCGATGATCCTGGAGAAGAATTTCAACAAATGCATCAATTAATCCATACCTATCAAGTGGACGCTTGGACAAATGGTTTAAAAGCTTGTGGTATTGAGGATTTAGCTTTAGGAAAACAATTGGCACAACAATTTGTTGTAGAGCGTAAAAAACATCCGTTCGTCTATTCAGATACTTTTACGGTATTAGACCAATTAAAAGAAAAATATCAACTTGTACTAGTGACAAATGGCTCACCTTCTTTGCAACGAACAAAGCTAGCAATTACACCCGAAATTGCGCCTTATTTTGCGCATATTATTATTTCAGGTGAAGTTGGGGTTGGTAAACCCGATCCTAAAATTTTTGAATTTGCACTTGAGACAGCTAATGCATCCCCAGAGCAATCAATTATGATAGGCGATAATTTAATGACAGATATTTTAGGTTCGAATCGTACGAACATGTCAAATATTTGGATTAATCATCATCAACAAACACCGGTTACTGTGCAGCCTACTTATGAAGTTGCTTCATTAAAAGAAATTTTACCGATAATTGAACAAGTGTAA